A single Bifidobacterium asteroides DNA region contains:
- a CDS encoding glycosyltransferase, with protein MGKTLNKAAMVVVTYKRQELLTGLFDSILQLTQAPWRIVVVDNEHSADTRTMVEQFSERVTGRWGRTIIDGSGNQDRVVYLPQDHNGGGAGGFSAGVRKAYELGAKWFWVMDDDVAVEPEGLDLLAKWSERYQVVQGSRLDYDGGPFYWQYHFLTALGIPDPIAPGEFGPSGCRPMNTMCFEGGFFSRQVVEQIGLPDPRFFIYWDDTIYGYLASKVTQPVVVSDVVMRRTRNIANWNIAGVRQLNSTSDMNRYHIMRNRGFMARYFMVHGDYRPLAFALGTLATALKEIIRLLAVDRSHIMTGIPAILKGWVDSRQILHDPDWRPMEPLKGQPAREIQGA; from the coding sequence ATGGGAAAGACCTTGAACAAGGCGGCCATGGTCGTCGTTACGTATAAGCGTCAGGAATTGCTGACAGGCCTGTTCGACTCCATCCTCCAGCTCACCCAGGCCCCTTGGCGGATTGTGGTGGTGGATAACGAGCATTCGGCAGACACGCGAACCATGGTCGAGCAGTTTTCTGAACGTGTGACCGGGCGTTGGGGCAGGACCATCATCGACGGCTCCGGCAATCAGGATCGTGTCGTGTATCTGCCGCAGGACCACAATGGTGGCGGCGCGGGAGGCTTCTCCGCCGGTGTGCGCAAGGCATACGAGCTTGGTGCCAAATGGTTCTGGGTCATGGATGATGACGTTGCAGTAGAGCCCGAAGGACTTGACCTGCTGGCTAAGTGGAGTGAACGCTATCAGGTGGTGCAGGGTTCCCGGCTGGATTATGATGGCGGCCCCTTCTATTGGCAGTATCATTTCCTTACCGCCTTGGGCATTCCAGACCCGATAGCACCAGGGGAGTTCGGCCCATCGGGCTGTCGTCCCATGAACACCATGTGCTTTGAAGGAGGGTTCTTCTCCCGGCAAGTTGTGGAACAAATCGGTCTGCCTGACCCGCGCTTCTTTATCTATTGGGATGACACCATCTATGGGTATTTGGCATCCAAGGTCACACAGCCTGTGGTCGTATCCGATGTAGTCATGCGTCGGACTCGCAACATCGCCAACTGGAACATTGCCGGGGTGCGCCAGCTCAATTCCACCTCGGATATGAATCGCTACCACATCATGCGCAACCGAGGTTTTATGGCCAGGTATTTCATGGTCCATGGGGACTATCGGCCTCTGGCTTTCGCCCTGGGGACCCTGGCAACAGCTCTCAAGGAAATCATCCGCCTTCTGGCTGTTGATCGCAGTCACATCATGACTGGTATCCCTGCCATCCTGAAGGGATGGGTGGATTCGCGCCAGATATTGCACGATCCCGACTGGAGGCCCATGGAGCCCCTCAAGGGCCAACCAGCCAGGGAAATACAGGGCGCCTGA
- a CDS encoding nitroreductase family protein, with amino-acid sequence MTEHTQLIDAVNVRITTREYDPKPIDPDLARQLGSTLNALNTLSGLDMQLVLGKPDAFAADNASGHLANAANYLALVGPKDDQESLEKAGFYGERMVLSATLYGLGTGWVSGSWDRQAAERHCRITPSQSLYLVVTIGYPADQVGYGNQDFDKLCQRQSEHRTSKSYEELTSAMSAQDRRDAPEWFKAGVAAAAKAPSAMNGQPVVFAWDKDTGDAIATLDPSVAYGSAVDLGIAKMNFQIGAGGGTWTWGDGGRFIRS; translated from the coding sequence ATGACCGAACATACACAGCTTATTGACGCAGTCAACGTGCGCATCACCACTAGAGAATATGACCCCAAGCCCATCGATCCCGACCTGGCCAGGCAGCTGGGCAGCACCCTGAACGCTCTGAACACGTTGAGCGGTCTGGACATGCAGCTGGTCCTGGGCAAGCCCGATGCCTTCGCGGCCGACAACGCCTCCGGCCACCTAGCCAATGCGGCCAACTACCTGGCCCTGGTCGGACCCAAGGACGATCAGGAGAGCTTGGAGAAAGCCGGCTTTTACGGCGAGCGCATGGTCCTTTCCGCCACCCTGTACGGACTGGGGACAGGATGGGTGTCGGGCAGCTGGGACCGTCAGGCAGCCGAACGCCACTGCCGGATCACCCCCAGCCAGTCGCTTTATCTGGTAGTCACCATCGGCTACCCAGCCGATCAGGTCGGCTACGGCAACCAGGACTTCGACAAGCTTTGCCAACGTCAGAGCGAGCATCGAACCTCCAAGAGCTATGAGGAGCTGACCTCAGCCATGAGCGCGCAGGACCGCCGGGATGCTCCGGAGTGGTTCAAAGCCGGCGTGGCTGCCGCCGCCAAGGCGCCTTCGGCCATGAACGGACAGCCGGTGGTTTTCGCCTGGGACAAGGACACAGGCGATGCGATCGCCACCCTGGATCCCTCGGTCGCCTACGGATCCGCAGTCGATCTGGGCATAGCCAAAATGAACTTCCAGATTGGCGCCGGCGGCGGCACATGGACCTGGGGAGACGGAGGCCGTTTCATCAGGTCCTGA
- a CDS encoding histidine phosphatase family protein — translation MNNGASSSQPTTEPSTEAGSTTLYLTRHGRTTANVMHLMQGWSDFPLTWQGREDVRQFGRGLRSIRFRAAWSGNLSRQYETARLALDMSGNGDLRVGVDPDLREDNFGSFEGRDERATLDQVCAAMGFKDFVTAKATYGRNISVHMQDTFHRLDAQDVLSAGLEEQDRAETTAQVRSRMIAVLTRIAQSAIEEGGGPVLVVSSGMCLQQFLVAIDDHCPIPDMDNTAVTKVIYQDDGFHLAGPIGSMEYFQAGSQEK, via the coding sequence ATGAACAATGGAGCATCATCATCTCAGCCCACCACCGAACCAAGCACTGAAGCTGGTTCGACAACCCTTTATCTGACCCGTCACGGAAGAACGACGGCCAATGTCATGCATCTGATGCAGGGCTGGTCCGATTTCCCTCTCACCTGGCAAGGCCGCGAGGACGTGCGCCAGTTCGGTCGGGGTCTGCGGTCCATTCGCTTCCGGGCAGCCTGGAGCGGCAATCTGAGCCGCCAGTATGAAACGGCCCGCCTGGCCCTTGATATGTCCGGCAACGGAGACCTGCGTGTGGGCGTGGACCCTGACCTGCGCGAGGACAATTTCGGCAGTTTCGAGGGCCGGGACGAGCGCGCCACTCTGGACCAGGTCTGCGCCGCCATGGGTTTTAAGGACTTCGTTACGGCCAAGGCAACTTACGGCAGGAACATCTCCGTCCATATGCAGGACACCTTCCATCGGCTGGATGCCCAGGACGTCCTTTCCGCCGGACTTGAGGAACAGGATCGGGCTGAGACCACCGCCCAGGTCCGCAGCAGGATGATCGCGGTGCTGACGCGCATCGCCCAGTCCGCCATCGAAGAGGGCGGCGGACCGGTCCTGGTGGTCTCCTCCGGCATGTGCCTGCAACAGTTCCTAGTGGCCATCGATGACCACTGCCCCATCCCTGACATGGACAACACCGCTGTCACCAAGGTCATCTACCAGGATGACGGTTTCCATCTGGCAGGGCCTATCGGTTCCATGGAGTACTTCCAAGCAGGAAGTCAGGAAAAGTAG
- a CDS encoding energy-coupling factor transporter ATPase: MTQSAVLDSADSKTTVARLSQVSFSYDGGETWALDHLSMEVHAGEHLCILGANGSGKSTLGSILSGATAPDHGQVELMGRAVCSDTQDQGRQIDAEAYRQARRSIGMVFQNPEDQIVTTVVQDDAAFGPENLGLPRQKMLSCVPAALEQVDLQTRMNDDPTRMSGGQQQRLALAGSLAMNPGMMVLDEPGAMLDAAGRQEIQSILCRLTAQGTAVVHITHLLEQARRADRVLVLDHGRIVASGRPDQILNRQDLPALVGEPDQNSLTQSRASDTGAKTTVDDHAIPMVKFSDVSYSFPDAGSKALSQVNLELAGGQTLAIIGRNGSGKSTLARLICALADPDSGSIQVAGLPLAGPDRPKAKHLRRQNLKLLRQRVGYVMQYPEHQLFADTVSQDIAYGPHNLGYGPEQVQQRVDDAMKLLGIGDLADRSPFDLSGGQRRLVAIAGVVACSPQLLVLDEVTASLDPQACARIMALLRVLHQRGVTIVMSTHADREALDLADQTLLLEHGETLAYGPTAEVVERYHQLLATDAAEKEAAGKETSGRKTDRTQADQKPLSLLARLDPRAKLVTFLLAMFTAFAISTPAQLVLALVVTVGLFAAARAPLHSIMKSVKGFLALMLLLALFNLLVTQTGRRLAAWGPFVLTTGGIWVAVLYACRFMLIIFLGALLVETTTPTQMTDACESLLSPLSRLGIHTNEIALVLSLALRFIPTLGREVQAIVEAQAARGGSIESGSLSQRLHAAMAITVPVFAGALRHADNLSRALDARCYEGSRQERTHYRLLRLGRMDILFIALMALYLLALLLHPLF; this comes from the coding sequence ATGACCCAATCCGCCGTCTTGGATTCAGCGGATTCGAAGACAACGGTCGCCCGGCTCAGCCAGGTCTCCTTCTCCTATGACGGAGGCGAGACCTGGGCCTTGGACCACCTGTCCATGGAAGTGCATGCAGGCGAACATTTGTGCATCCTGGGAGCGAATGGCTCCGGCAAATCCACGCTGGGAAGCATTCTCTCGGGCGCGACGGCACCTGACCACGGCCAGGTCGAGCTTATGGGCCGAGCGGTCTGCTCCGACACCCAGGATCAGGGCCGCCAGATCGACGCTGAGGCTTACCGGCAGGCACGGCGGAGCATCGGTATGGTCTTTCAGAACCCTGAGGACCAGATCGTGACCACCGTCGTCCAGGACGATGCGGCTTTCGGACCCGAGAATCTGGGCCTGCCCCGCCAGAAGATGCTCTCCTGCGTGCCAGCGGCCCTGGAACAGGTCGACTTGCAGACGCGGATGAATGATGATCCCACCCGCATGTCGGGCGGACAGCAGCAACGACTGGCCCTGGCCGGCAGCCTGGCCATGAATCCAGGCATGATGGTGCTGGACGAACCTGGAGCCATGCTCGATGCGGCCGGCCGGCAGGAGATTCAATCGATCCTCTGCCGGCTGACAGCCCAGGGCACAGCTGTCGTCCACATCACCCACCTGCTCGAACAAGCCAGACGGGCTGATCGGGTTCTCGTGCTTGATCATGGGCGCATCGTGGCCTCTGGAAGACCTGATCAGATTCTGAACAGGCAGGATCTGCCTGCCCTTGTTGGCGAACCTGACCAGAATTCGCTGACCCAAAGCAGGGCATCGGATACGGGCGCAAAGACCACAGTCGATGACCACGCTATCCCCATGGTCAAGTTCTCGGATGTCTCTTACAGCTTTCCTGACGCAGGCAGCAAAGCCCTCAGCCAGGTGAATCTGGAGCTCGCTGGAGGACAGACCCTAGCCATTATCGGGCGCAACGGATCCGGCAAGTCAACTCTGGCCAGGCTCATCTGTGCCCTGGCAGATCCCGACAGCGGATCCATCCAGGTGGCCGGCCTGCCCCTGGCCGGACCCGACCGGCCCAAGGCCAAGCATCTGCGACGCCAGAATCTGAAGCTTCTGCGCCAAAGGGTCGGCTATGTCATGCAATACCCCGAACATCAGCTTTTTGCGGATACTGTTAGTCAGGACATCGCCTATGGTCCACACAACCTGGGCTATGGGCCCGAACAGGTGCAGCAGCGGGTGGATGATGCCATGAAGCTTCTGGGCATCGGTGATCTGGCCGACCGCTCCCCCTTCGACCTCTCGGGGGGTCAGCGGCGCCTGGTGGCCATCGCCGGCGTCGTAGCCTGCAGCCCGCAACTGCTGGTTTTGGACGAGGTCACCGCCAGTCTCGACCCCCAGGCCTGCGCACGAATTATGGCATTGCTTCGAGTGCTCCATCAGCGCGGCGTCACCATCGTCATGAGCACCCACGCCGATCGCGAGGCCCTGGATCTGGCCGACCAGACCCTGCTCCTGGAGCATGGAGAAACGCTAGCCTATGGGCCTACTGCCGAAGTCGTGGAGCGCTACCATCAGCTGCTCGCCACAGATGCAGCGGAGAAGGAAGCTGCTGGCAAAGAAACTTCAGGCAGGAAAACGGATCGCACCCAAGCCGACCAGAAACCCTTATCCTTGCTGGCGAGGCTGGACCCGCGAGCCAAGCTGGTGACCTTCCTCCTAGCTATGTTCACCGCTTTCGCCATTTCCACGCCTGCGCAGCTTGTTCTGGCGCTGGTGGTCACTGTAGGCCTCTTTGCCGCCGCCCGGGCACCACTGCATTCCATTATGAAATCAGTCAAGGGCTTTCTGGCCCTCATGCTTCTGCTGGCCCTGTTCAATCTCTTGGTCACTCAGACCGGCCGCAGACTGGCTGCCTGGGGTCCATTCGTGCTGACCACCGGCGGCATTTGGGTGGCTGTACTCTATGCCTGCCGCTTCATGCTGATCATCTTTCTGGGGGCTCTCCTGGTGGAGACCACCACCCCGACACAGATGACCGATGCTTGTGAATCCCTGCTGAGCCCACTGTCCAGGCTGGGCATCCACACCAATGAAATCGCCCTGGTCCTTTCACTGGCTCTGCGTTTCATCCCTACCCTAGGACGTGAGGTTCAGGCCATCGTGGAAGCCCAGGCAGCCCGTGGCGGATCCATCGAGTCCGGCTCGCTCTCGCAACGCCTGCATGCGGCCATGGCTATCACGGTTCCCGTCTTCGCCGGAGCCCTGCGCCACGCTGACAACCTGAGCCGGGCCTTGGATGCCCGGTGCTATGAGGGCAGCCGTCAAGAGCGCACCCACTACCGACTGCTGCGACTGGGCAGGATGGACATCCTGTTCATCGCTCTCATGGCCCTTTACCTGTTGGCCCTGCTGCTGCATCCCCTGTTCTGA